A stretch of Desulfobacter hydrogenophilus DNA encodes these proteins:
- a CDS encoding MASE3 domain-containing protein encodes MFSITPAKILLITALALGGALLGLFDRLYACQWHHLQLHSTIETLGGMTSCLISIILFIQSKEKLDAILVMLATGFASMGILDTAHAISRLGDSFIFLHSVASLSGSFFFASVWFCKRRRFGSLNELRFIYFGFITLSVSIGLRALLFPGDVPRIMPLFDGKFTMAAVLINLTASLLFIASVFKFYQEYRQRGNKLDLLFACLAYLFGISAMIFPFSSPWNGMWWIWHLVRLSAFLTTLVFIARQYGKYLGVNESENKKNYE; translated from the coding sequence ATGTTTTCAATTACACCTGCAAAAATACTTCTGATTACAGCCCTGGCTTTAGGTGGTGCGCTGTTAGGATTATTTGATAGGCTATATGCTTGCCAGTGGCACCATCTTCAGTTACATTCGACAATAGAAACTCTTGGCGGTATGACTTCCTGCCTAATTTCCATAATACTGTTCATCCAATCCAAAGAAAAGTTAGATGCTATTTTAGTTATGCTGGCGACAGGATTTGCGAGCATGGGGATACTTGATACAGCCCACGCCATAAGCCGGCTTGGAGATTCTTTTATTTTTCTTCACAGCGTAGCCAGTCTATCAGGCAGTTTTTTCTTTGCTTCGGTCTGGTTCTGCAAAAGACGACGATTTGGAAGCCTTAACGAACTACGTTTTATATACTTTGGATTTATTACCTTATCGGTTTCAATCGGATTGAGGGCTCTGCTGTTTCCGGGCGATGTGCCTCGAATTATGCCCTTGTTTGACGGCAAATTTACCATGGCAGCAGTGCTGATCAACCTAACAGCAAGCCTTCTGTTTATCGCCTCAGTATTTAAGTTTTATCAGGAGTACCGGCAAAGAGGCAACAAGCTGGATTTGCTTTTTGCTTGTTTGGCTTATCTATTTGGAATTTCCGCTATGATTTTCCCATTTTCAAGCCCATGGAATGGTATGTGGTGGATCTGGCACCTGGTACGACTATCCGCTTTTTTAACCACTCTTGTCTTTATTGCCCGGCAGTATGGAAAATATCTGGGAGTAAATGAGAGTGAAAACAAAAAGAATTATGAATAA
- a CDS encoding GFA family protein: MKYKGSCLCGEIAFEIIGEFESFFLCHCERCRKDTGSAHAANLFSSSAKLIWLSGKDKAKTFDFKSEGHIKSFCSNCGSALPNIQMDGDLLVVPAGSLDSDVQMEPQGHIYWRDKANWDNNLEKVAKFDQLPNQNNM; the protein is encoded by the coding sequence ATGAAGTATAAAGGATCTTGCCTTTGTGGTGAAATTGCTTTTGAAATAATCGGAGAATTTGAAAGCTTTTTTCTTTGCCATTGCGAACGTTGTAGAAAAGATACTGGCTCAGCACATGCTGCTAATTTATTTTCTTCTTCAGCTAAGTTAATATGGCTATCGGGCAAAGATAAAGCTAAAACGTTTGATTTCAAATCAGAGGGGCATATAAAAAGCTTTTGCTCGAATTGTGGATCAGCTCTTCCCAATATACAGATGGATGGAGATCTGTTGGTTGTTCCAGCCGGAAGTCTTGACAGTGATGTGCAAATGGAACCTCAAGGCCATATTTATTGGAGGGACAAAGCAAATTGGGACAATAATTTGGAAAAGGTTGCCAAATTCGACCAACTGCCAAATCAAAATAACATGTAA
- a CDS encoding sulfite exporter TauE/SafE family protein, with protein MEILFWLRKIPRYFVFWVLIDIIYIFFISSFLGTGIPLSLSQFIGVHLLAIAVGTMVMFAGLGGGVLWIPVLTFLDIRPSEAVAISIFTQIAGKGTGSLTYLFYGMVDMEKAASFIPMALLGVTLGFLAGFCIPTAYERFLLYIFLLIAGYLLMRTIQSLNTQNSDAAEKIPRDTMPPLRRSYPVVVFSSFFTGFLSIGNTDWLIPHMTLKLNMETSRAVATSLFIMFVTILFYLILVCISVWVGNASWPHGTSLLFATCSGVIMGGQIGTRLIRIPWLKKHQKHTFIILLAMSIIHLIW; from the coding sequence ATGGAAATTTTGTTCTGGCTTCGTAAAATCCCAAGATATTTTGTCTTTTGGGTGCTGATTGATATAATTTATATTTTTTTTATATCTTCATTCCTGGGAACAGGTATTCCATTAAGCCTTTCCCAATTTATAGGTGTCCATTTGTTGGCCATCGCCGTGGGAACCATGGTCATGTTTGCGGGGCTGGGAGGGGGGGTGCTCTGGATACCAGTCTTAACTTTTTTAGATATCAGACCCTCCGAAGCGGTTGCCATTTCTATATTCACCCAAATTGCCGGAAAAGGTACTGGCTCATTGACTTACCTTTTCTACGGAATGGTGGATATGGAAAAGGCTGCAAGCTTTATTCCTATGGCCTTACTGGGCGTGACCCTGGGGTTTTTAGCGGGTTTTTGTATACCTACGGCCTATGAACGATTCTTGCTCTACATCTTTTTACTTATTGCTGGCTACCTGTTGATGAGAACCATTCAATCCCTTAACACTCAGAATTCGGATGCCGCCGAAAAAATCCCCCGTGACACTATGCCCCCTTTAAGAAGAAGCTACCCTGTTGTTGTCTTCTCCTCATTTTTTACAGGCTTTTTAAGTATTGGTAATACGGATTGGCTCATCCCCCATATGACGCTCAAACTTAATATGGAGACATCTCGGGCTGTGGCCACCAGTTTATTTATCATGTTTGTAACTATTTTATTTTACCTAATCTTGGTCTGCATTAGTGTCTGGGTTGGAAACGCATCCTGGCCCCATGGGACATCTTTGTTGTTTGCAACTTGCAGTGGTGTTATTATGGGAGGTCAAATCGGTACCCGTTTAATCCGTATCCCATGGTTAAAAAAGCATCAAAAACATACCTTTATTATTTTGCTGGCTATGTCTATCATTCACTTGATTTGGTAG